Proteins encoded within one genomic window of Lynx canadensis isolate LIC74 chromosome B4, mLynCan4.pri.v2, whole genome shotgun sequence:
- the SULT4A1 gene encoding sulfotransferase 4A1 — MAESEAETPSTPGEFESKYFEFHGVRLPPFCRGKMEEIANFPVRPSDVWIVTYPKSGTSLLQEVVYVVSQGADPDEIGLMNIDEQLPVLEYPQPGLDIIKELTSPRLIKSHLPYRFLPSDLHNGDSKVIYMARNPKDLVVSYYQFHRSLRTMSYRGTFQEFCRRFMNDKLGYGSWFEHVQEFWEHRMDSNVLFLKYEDMHRDLVTMVEQLARFLGVSCDKAQLEALSEHCHQLVDQCCNAEALPVGRGRVGLWKDIFTVSMNEKFDLVYKQKMGKCDLTFDFYL, encoded by the exons atgGCGGAGAGCGAGGCCGAGACCCCCAGCACCCCGGGCGAGTTCGAGAGCAAGTACTTCGAGTTCCACGGCGTGCGGCTGCCGCCCTTCTGCCGCGGGAAGATGGAGGAGATCGCCAACTTCCCGGTGCGGCCCAGCGACGTGTGGATCGTCACCTACCCCAAGTCCG GCACCAGCTTGCTGCAGGAGGTGGTCTACGTGGTGAGCCAGGGGGCCGACCCTGATGAGATCGGCTTGATGAACATCGATGAGCAGCTCCCGGTCCTGGAGTACCCGCAGCCGGGCCTGGACATCATCAAG GAGCTGACGTCGCCTCGCCTCATCAAGAGTCACCTCCCCTACCGCTTCCTGCCCTCCGATCTCCACAATGGCGATTCTAAG GTCATATACATGGCTCGGAACCCCAAGGACCTGGTGGTGTCCTACTACCAGTTCCACCGCTCCCTGCGGACCATGAGCTACCGGGGCACTTTCCAGGAGTTCTGCCGGAGGTTCATGAACGACAAGC TGGGTTACGGCTCCTGGTTTGAGCACGTGCAGGAGTTCTGGGAGCACCGCATGGACTCGAACGTGCTTTTCCTCAAGTATGAAGACATGCACCGG GACCTGGTGACGATGGTGGAGCAGCTGGCCAGATTCCTGGGGGTGTCCTGTGACAAGGCGCAGCTGGAGGCCCTGAGCGAGCACTGCCACCAGCTGGTGGACCAGTGCTGCAACGCCGAGGCCCTGCCTGTGGGCCGGG GAAGAGTCGGGCTGTGGAAGGACATCTTCACTGTCTCCATGAACGAGAAGTTTGACTTGGTGTACAAACAGAAGATGGGGAAGTGTGACCTGACgtttgacttttatttataa